The Candidatus Thermoplasmatota archaeon genome includes a region encoding these proteins:
- the asd gene encoding aspartate-semialdehyde dehydrogenase translates to MAKKKAAILGSSGMIGQRFAHMLDTHPYFEVVAYCASDRSDGKKLADVWRLCDIHLDPRLGSKSIRGTNPAALAKADVEVVFSGLPSDVAGPIEDECADHGMAVFSNAASHRMEHDTPILIPEINSDHLASIEAQKKRRKTQGFVVTNANCSITGLALGLKPLVDEFGFTDINVATYQALSGGGYPGVPSLDILGNVLPYIKTEEEKMNAEGKKILGTYKNGKFIDSNISILASCARVNVRDGHLEAVFIRAKDMPNRKIISRTLSEFRAKPQKLKLPSAPERPIIVRNEDNRPQPLLDADAGTPDRAKGMAVTVGRIRVDRDTLRFFLLAHNTIRGGAGGSVLNAELACKEGLI, encoded by the coding sequence ATGGCGAAAAAGAAGGCGGCGATACTTGGCTCGAGCGGAATGATAGGGCAGAGATTCGCCCACATGCTTGACACGCATCCATACTTCGAGGTCGTTGCCTACTGTGCCTCGGACAGGTCAGATGGTAAGAAGCTGGCTGATGTCTGGAGACTATGCGACATCCACCTTGACCCTCGTCTTGGATCCAAAAGCATCCGGGGAACGAACCCTGCCGCGCTCGCGAAGGCTGATGTGGAGGTCGTGTTCAGTGGCCTCCCTTCTGATGTGGCCGGACCAATCGAGGACGAATGCGCAGACCACGGCATGGCAGTCTTCTCCAACGCAGCTTCACACAGGATGGAGCATGATACCCCTATTCTGATCCCGGAGATCAACTCGGACCATCTAGCGTCCATAGAGGCCCAGAAGAAGAGGAGGAAGACCCAAGGCTTCGTAGTCACGAACGCCAACTGCTCTATCACCGGGCTTGCGCTTGGCCTAAAGCCCCTCGTCGACGAGTTCGGGTTCACCGACATCAACGTGGCCACCTACCAGGCGCTGTCCGGAGGTGGATACCCTGGAGTCCCCTCGTTGGACATCTTGGGCAATGTCCTCCCGTACATCAAGACCGAGGAAGAGAAGATGAATGCTGAGGGCAAGAAGATCCTTGGAACCTACAAGAACGGCAAGTTCATCGACTCGAACATAAGCATCCTGGCTAGCTGTGCCAGAGTCAATGTCAGGGACGGCCACTTGGAGGCTGTCTTCATCAGAGCAAAGGACATGCCAAATAGGAAGATCATATCGAGGACGCTATCCGAGTTCAGGGCGAAGCCACAGAAGCTGAAGCTTCCGAGCGCTCCCGAACGGCCAATCATCGTTCGTAATGAAGACAACAGGCCACAGCCGTTGCTCGACGCGGACGCTGGGACACCGGACAGGGCGAAGGGCATGGCAGTCACCGTCGGAAGGATCAGAGTCGACAGGGACACGCTCAGGTTCTTTCTGCTGGCCCATAACACGATCAGGGGCGGAGCTGGAGGCTCGGTCCTGAACGCAGAGCTCGCTTGCAAGGAGGGTTTGATTTGA
- a CDS encoding homocysteine biosynthesis protein, protein MTAEEFKQYVKSNGIKKAAKEVDVVTTGTFGAMCSSGAYFNFGHSDPPIKMQRVWLDGIPAYAGLAAVDAYLGATELDESNNMMHGGAHVIEDLVKGRAVRLKATAYGTDCYPRKEMDTYVSLKTVNQAVLLNVRNCYQNYAVATNSSSRTLYTYMGKLLPEFGNATFSSAGEMSPLLNDPYYRSIGIGTRIFLGGAQGYVIWEGTQFNPGVPRTPDGVPKRPAGSIAVIGDLKQMSPEFIRGLTFTRYGSSLGVGIGVPIPILDEEMARACAVTNDQIFTAVFDYSQPSRSRTVLREVSYAELRSGEIDIKGKHVPTSSLSSLYKARQIAEILKNQILKKQFSLEKPVQNFSMDRVFRSLDVRTEKEAM, encoded by the coding sequence ATGACCGCCGAGGAGTTCAAGCAGTACGTGAAGTCGAACGGAATCAAGAAGGCGGCGAAGGAAGTGGACGTCGTCACCACCGGGACTTTCGGTGCGATGTGCTCTTCAGGCGCCTACTTCAACTTCGGCCACTCGGACCCTCCGATCAAGATGCAGAGAGTCTGGCTGGACGGAATCCCGGCGTATGCTGGTCTCGCGGCCGTGGACGCCTACCTGGGAGCGACCGAACTGGACGAATCGAACAACATGATGCATGGTGGAGCGCATGTCATCGAAGACCTTGTGAAGGGAAGGGCCGTGCGGCTCAAGGCTACGGCGTATGGGACGGACTGCTACCCGAGAAAGGAGATGGACACCTACGTCAGCCTAAAGACCGTCAACCAAGCTGTGCTTCTGAACGTCAGGAACTGCTACCAGAACTACGCGGTTGCCACCAACTCGTCGTCGAGGACGCTCTACACCTACATGGGCAAGCTCCTCCCCGAGTTTGGCAATGCCACCTTCAGCAGTGCCGGAGAGATGTCGCCACTGCTCAACGATCCGTACTACAGGAGCATAGGCATAGGCACTAGGATCTTCCTGGGCGGAGCGCAGGGGTACGTCATCTGGGAAGGCACTCAATTCAACCCGGGCGTTCCGCGGACGCCAGACGGAGTCCCGAAGAGACCCGCCGGGTCCATCGCCGTGATTGGGGACTTGAAACAGATGTCGCCCGAGTTCATCAGAGGACTCACTTTCACGAGGTACGGATCCTCGCTCGGGGTAGGCATCGGGGTGCCGATACCGATCCTTGACGAGGAGATGGCGAGGGCCTGTGCGGTGACGAACGACCAGATATTCACCGCGGTTTTCGACTACAGCCAACCCTCGAGGTCCAGGACCGTCCTGCGAGAAGTCAGCTACGCAGAGCTAAGGTCGGGAGAGATAGACATCAAAGGAAAACATGTGCCGACCTCGTCGCTCTCGAGCCTGTACAAGGCGCGGCAGATCGCGGAGATCCTGAAGAACCAGATACTGAAGAAGCAGTTCTCCTTGGAAAAGCCAGTCCAAAATTTCTCGATGGACAGAGTCTTCAGGTCTCTAGACGTGAGGACTGAGAAGGAGGCGATGTGA
- a CDS encoding 4Fe-4S binding protein, which produces MKTKVVLNFSPEAANTPITHNLIMKNHLLVNILRAEIDEIGGKMVLELSGKADDIRKGIDYLKSNGVGVRPIKEGVRRDDDVCTHCGMCVSICPTKALAYDPKTGKVTFTEEKCVACGVCIDACPPRAMEILI; this is translated from the coding sequence TTGAAGACCAAGGTAGTGCTGAACTTCAGTCCGGAAGCAGCCAACACTCCGATAACGCACAACCTGATCATGAAGAACCATCTGCTCGTGAACATCCTGCGCGCTGAGATAGATGAGATCGGCGGCAAGATGGTCCTCGAACTCTCCGGCAAGGCCGATGACATCAGGAAGGGCATCGACTACCTGAAATCGAACGGCGTGGGCGTCAGGCCGATCAAGGAGGGCGTGAGGCGGGACGACGATGTGTGCACGCACTGCGGGATGTGCGTCTCGATCTGTCCCACCAAGGCGCTCGCATATGACCCGAAGACCGGGAAGGTCACATTCACCGAGGAGAAGTGCGTGGCGTGCGGAGTGTGTATTGATGCGTGCCCTCCCAGAGCCATGGAGATCCTGATATGA
- a CDS encoding UPF0280 family protein — protein MSEFVVAKVEIEETAATIAAERDYLEAAVDAIKSARAKIEKQIRRDDFFLTTLEPYETPKDGSPVVKRMCEAAKLAGVGPMATVAGTIAQEAVEAMAAQGLTHGWVDNGGDVALMLESPATLEVFSDPGYKTAFALELEPTEGITGICSSSGRIGHSISFGNADVALAIADSAILADALATAIGNRVANQDSLKTCFDPFKGLDGFIGGLAMIEGAVSMHGRLPSLVEVEHNAERLTSHSKMSSPRFIGPYDQCSEVRT, from the coding sequence ATGAGTGAGTTCGTAGTCGCGAAGGTGGAGATAGAGGAAACGGCCGCAACGATCGCAGCGGAGAGGGATTACCTAGAGGCAGCGGTCGATGCGATCAAATCCGCACGCGCGAAGATTGAGAAGCAGATACGCAGAGACGATTTCTTCCTCACCACTCTAGAACCATACGAGACCCCGAAGGATGGCAGCCCCGTTGTCAAGCGTATGTGCGAGGCAGCGAAGTTGGCTGGAGTAGGTCCCATGGCTACAGTCGCAGGGACGATCGCGCAGGAGGCAGTGGAGGCCATGGCGGCTCAGGGCCTAACGCATGGCTGGGTAGACAATGGCGGAGATGTCGCATTGATGCTCGAGAGCCCGGCGACTCTTGAGGTCTTCAGCGATCCGGGCTACAAGACGGCGTTTGCCTTGGAACTGGAGCCGACTGAAGGAATCACCGGGATATGCTCGTCAAGCGGCAGGATAGGGCATTCGATTAGTTTCGGGAACGCCGATGTTGCACTTGCCATCGCGGACTCCGCGATTCTTGCGGACGCACTCGCGACAGCCATAGGAAACCGAGTCGCGAATCAGGATTCACTGAAGACATGCTTCGACCCGTTCAAAGGGTTGGACGGATTCATTGGAGGATTAGCGATGATTGAAGGTGCGGTTTCGATGCACGGGAGACTGCCGAGCCTGGTGGAAGTAGAGCACAATGCTGAACGGCTGACTTCGCACAGCAAGATGTCATCCCCACGGTTCATAGGTCCCTACGATCAGTGTTCAGAGGTGAGGACATGA